In a genomic window of Occallatibacter riparius:
- a CDS encoding response regulator: MRPKKIILCVDDNEQELSVLKFMLSTNGYRVVSANNAHDAIAVFSEMPVDLVLTDFLMPQMNGDQLVKRLKHIASHIPMILLGDPAKMGDSLHGADLLLAKKNCTAHDLLDRIKVMSARKRGPRKGSTRIVHQQLAVAS; encoded by the coding sequence ATGCGTCCCAAAAAGATCATTCTCTGCGTCGACGACAACGAACAGGAACTCTCAGTGTTGAAGTTCATGCTGTCAACCAATGGATACCGGGTGGTATCGGCCAACAACGCGCACGATGCGATTGCAGTCTTCTCGGAGATGCCGGTCGACCTGGTGCTGACAGATTTTCTAATGCCGCAGATGAATGGGGACCAGCTGGTGAAACGCCTGAAACACATCGCTTCGCATATTCCGATGATCCTGCTCGGCGATCCGGCCAAGATGGGAGATTCGCTGCACGGCGCGGATTTGCTGCTGGCCAAGAAGAACTGCACGGCGCACGATCTGCTCGATCGCATCAAGGTGATGAGCGCGCGCAAGCGCGGGCCGCGCAAGGGAAGCACGCGGATCGTGCATCAGCAGCTAGCGGTGGCGTCGTAA
- a CDS encoding PhzF family phenazine biosynthesis protein — protein MSAVLEYYIADVFSSEAFAGNPLAVVMNTAGLSTEQMQTIAKEFNLSETTFVERRAAEVEAGEGVRVRIFTTEEELPFAGHPTLGTASVLKLSAPETVRDETVKLAENVGPIPVRFSGDGLYGEMTQRDPEFGAELDRGEVAGLCGLGIDDLDARATPQVVSTGTAFAIVLLRSVEALRRLRVNQNRATAWLRARGARWFYVMAPEGDEAQGEGASFRSRMQFYGGEDPATGSAAGCAISYLVGKGIVRPDEKVLVRQGMEIGRPSELFLTAHGSGVRVTDVRVAGSTIVVAKGQLFLP, from the coding sequence ATGAGCGCAGTTCTCGAATACTACATTGCCGACGTGTTCAGCAGCGAGGCGTTCGCGGGCAATCCGCTTGCGGTTGTGATGAACACCGCCGGGCTGAGCACCGAACAGATGCAGACCATCGCCAAGGAGTTCAACCTTTCGGAGACGACGTTCGTGGAGCGTCGCGCCGCGGAGGTTGAAGCCGGAGAAGGCGTGCGGGTGCGGATCTTCACCACGGAGGAAGAACTGCCGTTTGCCGGGCATCCGACCCTGGGCACGGCCAGCGTTCTGAAGCTGAGTGCGCCGGAGACGGTTCGCGACGAGACTGTGAAGCTGGCCGAGAATGTGGGGCCGATTCCGGTGCGGTTCAGCGGCGACGGCCTCTACGGAGAGATGACGCAACGCGATCCCGAGTTTGGAGCGGAACTCGACCGCGGAGAAGTGGCCGGGCTTTGCGGCCTAGGTATCGACGATCTTGACGCGCGGGCCACTCCGCAGGTGGTGTCCACGGGCACGGCCTTCGCGATCGTTCTGCTGCGCTCAGTGGAGGCACTGAGGCGACTGCGCGTGAACCAGAATAGGGCGACTGCCTGGCTCAGGGCACGGGGTGCGCGCTGGTTCTATGTGATGGCTCCAGAGGGCGATGAGGCGCAGGGGGAGGGTGCGAGTTTTCGATCGAGGATGCAGTTTTACGGCGGAGAAGATCCAGCCACAGGTTCGGCAGCCGGGTGCGCGATCAGCTACCTGGTGGGGAAGGGCATTGTGCGGCCGGACGAGAAGGTTCTGGTGAGGCAGGGCATGGAGATCGGGCGGCCGAGTGAGCTTTTTCTCACTGCGCATGGGAGCGGTGTGAGGGTGACGGATGTTCGAGTGGCGGGTAGCACCATCGTTGTTGCAAAAGGCCAGCTTTTCCTGCCGTGA
- a CDS encoding DUF4142 domain-containing protein — protein MNRMLTCVCCLALAVPAFGQKKAEKAGGDQQFIEMAAQTDMVEANLGQLAASNGDAQPVKDFAQTLVTDHTSDYNQLKTIAQQANLNVPDAIDATHNKAMIDPMQKLKGAAFDKKYIQDMIAGHEKAIAMYKKESTMAQSDAIKSYATAALPVLQKHLDAAKELAKAKPSAKPAQ, from the coding sequence ATGAATCGCATGCTTACGTGTGTATGTTGTCTGGCGCTTGCAGTGCCCGCTTTCGGGCAGAAGAAGGCCGAGAAGGCCGGCGGGGATCAACAATTTATCGAGATGGCGGCCCAGACGGACATGGTTGAAGCTAATCTGGGCCAGCTCGCGGCGAGTAACGGAGACGCGCAGCCGGTCAAGGACTTTGCGCAGACGCTCGTGACCGACCACACCAGCGATTACAACCAGCTGAAGACGATTGCGCAGCAGGCCAATCTCAATGTGCCCGATGCGATCGATGCCACCCATAACAAGGCCATGATCGACCCCATGCAGAAGCTAAAGGGCGCCGCTTTCGACAAGAAGTACATCCAGGACATGATCGCAGGACATGAGAAGGCGATCGCGATGTACAAGAAGGAGTCGACTATGGCGCAGAGCGATGCGATCAAGTCGTATGCGACCGCCGCCCTGCCGGTCCTGCAGAAGCATCTTGACGCGGCCAAGGAACTGGCCAAGGCCAAGCCCTCCGCCAAGCCTGCACAGTAA
- a CDS encoding VWA domain-containing protein: MHFRSLASFVLFLPVAGAGAWAQLAPSPDAPPVSHAPAQPEDDQPVATFKLESSLVDLFFTVKDKSGQLVPHLNKDNCTVEEDKAPQKWRNFTAETDLPLTLGIMLDTSGSQEYVLPLEEDAGAEFLSEVLRKKDEAFLLSFDVDVDLLQDYTNNAHQLARAMRKAQINTAGGNGSSGIPGLGGGTVPTVGQPKGTLLYDAIYLAANEKLSQETGRKAMIILTDGEDQGSRTKIQDAIAAAQRSNAIIYVILIADTGFYGGFQMGYGGYSAAKKLSEETGGRLINVGNNGKKLQAAFQQIQDELRTQYVGTYTPSNAKLDGSFRHVAVSCGEGTHVQVRKGYFAPKAEPEKGRGQ; this comes from the coding sequence ATGCATTTCCGCAGTCTGGCCTCTTTCGTGTTGTTCCTTCCTGTTGCCGGTGCCGGGGCGTGGGCGCAGCTTGCTCCGTCGCCCGATGCTCCCCCGGTGAGCCATGCTCCCGCCCAGCCGGAAGACGACCAGCCTGTCGCTACTTTCAAGCTTGAGAGCAGCCTTGTGGACCTGTTCTTTACTGTGAAGGACAAGTCGGGCCAGCTCGTTCCGCACCTTAACAAGGACAACTGCACCGTGGAGGAAGACAAGGCGCCGCAGAAGTGGCGTAACTTCACGGCAGAGACCGACCTGCCGCTGACGCTGGGCATCATGCTGGACACCTCCGGTAGCCAGGAGTATGTTCTGCCGCTCGAAGAGGACGCCGGCGCGGAGTTCCTGAGCGAGGTGCTGCGCAAGAAGGACGAAGCGTTCCTGCTTTCGTTCGACGTGGACGTGGACTTGTTGCAGGATTACACCAACAACGCCCACCAGCTTGCCCGAGCGATGCGCAAGGCCCAGATCAATACGGCGGGCGGGAACGGGTCGAGCGGCATTCCCGGGCTGGGAGGCGGCACCGTGCCGACCGTAGGCCAGCCCAAGGGCACGCTGCTTTACGACGCCATCTATCTTGCGGCCAATGAAAAGCTGAGCCAGGAGACTGGCCGGAAAGCGATGATCATCCTTACGGACGGCGAGGACCAGGGCAGCCGCACCAAGATTCAGGACGCCATTGCCGCGGCCCAGCGCTCCAACGCGATCATCTACGTCATTCTCATCGCCGATACGGGATTTTACGGCGGTTTCCAGATGGGCTACGGGGGCTACTCGGCAGCCAAGAAGCTGTCAGAGGAGACGGGCGGGCGCCTGATCAATGTGGGCAACAACGGCAAGAAGCTCCAGGCGGCCTTCCAGCAGATTCAGGATGAACTACGCACGCAGTACGTGGGAACCTACACGCCGTCAAACGCGAAGCTCGATGGCAGCTTCAGGCATGTTGCAGTGAGCTGCGGAGAAGGCACGCATGTCCAGGTGCGCAAGGGGTACTTCGCGCCTAAGGCGGAGCCGGAGAAGGGGCGCGGCCAATAG
- a CDS encoding VWA domain-containing protein yields the protein MKFEIKAAALSAFLGVSLIPAGVSQQQQQPAPASVPDAPAPQAPVPLTDAAAGPIRPGGGAGTESTSMTSGTDSEGNIQQQPTAPTQPAAQQEPQGPPPKISEGADAAKDYGQIIRIYSNFVQVPVTVKDPKGKLVAGLTWRDFKVYENNNFMPLRFFSVSAFPLSIAYVVDQSLPRDQMAQVNQSLGAVQGGLTPFDEISVFSYANGPHNLSNGFTGAQSSRTPFVLEAAKASGTEQLNAVVSGPLAGCPIRVNGNCADPNIQPGRSTGNDTFITLPKEIHTLNDAILAAAKELSTRPKERRRVLYVISDGKEYGSKATYKEVLKYLQTNNIAVYGTLVGDAARFGLGRLSRFHLPFTMYDNLLVKYTLATGGTLDSENGVNNIESSYAALASEARNQYTLGYYSHEPLIDGKYRRIDVRVNRPGLEVSAKTGYWPSGQDQK from the coding sequence GTGAAGTTTGAGATCAAAGCAGCGGCGCTGAGTGCATTTCTGGGTGTAAGCCTGATTCCGGCGGGAGTGAGCCAGCAGCAACAGCAGCCTGCGCCGGCCTCTGTTCCCGATGCGCCCGCTCCCCAGGCCCCTGTACCGCTGACCGACGCCGCGGCCGGACCGATTCGCCCCGGCGGTGGAGCGGGAACCGAGTCGACCAGTATGACCTCGGGAACCGACAGCGAAGGCAACATCCAGCAGCAGCCCACCGCTCCCACTCAGCCAGCGGCCCAGCAGGAGCCGCAGGGTCCGCCCCCCAAGATCTCCGAGGGCGCCGACGCGGCCAAGGACTACGGCCAAATCATCCGGATTTACTCGAACTTCGTTCAGGTACCGGTCACCGTGAAGGACCCCAAGGGCAAGCTGGTCGCCGGCCTCACCTGGCGCGATTTCAAGGTTTACGAGAACAACAACTTTATGCCGCTGCGGTTCTTCTCCGTATCGGCGTTCCCCCTGTCCATTGCTTATGTCGTGGACCAGAGCCTGCCGCGCGACCAGATGGCGCAGGTCAATCAGTCCCTCGGCGCGGTGCAAGGCGGTCTGACGCCCTTCGATGAAATATCGGTATTCTCCTACGCGAACGGGCCCCACAATCTGTCGAACGGATTTACCGGCGCACAGAGCTCACGCACCCCGTTCGTCCTCGAAGCCGCCAAGGCTTCGGGAACCGAGCAGTTGAACGCGGTCGTCAGCGGACCTCTGGCGGGCTGCCCCATTCGCGTGAACGGCAATTGCGCCGACCCGAACATCCAACCGGGCCGCTCGACGGGCAACGATACTTTCATCACCCTGCCCAAGGAAATCCACACCCTCAATGACGCCATCCTGGCCGCCGCCAAGGAGCTCTCGACCCGGCCCAAGGAACGGCGCCGCGTGCTCTACGTGATCTCCGACGGAAAAGAGTACGGCAGCAAGGCCACCTACAAGGAAGTGCTCAAGTATCTCCAGACCAACAACATCGCGGTTTACGGCACGCTGGTGGGCGATGCGGCGCGCTTTGGCCTGGGCCGTCTGAGCCGGTTCCACCTGCCCTTCACCATGTATGACAACCTGCTGGTGAAGTACACGCTGGCGACGGGTGGCACGCTCGACTCCGAGAACGGCGTAAACAACATCGAATCCAGCTACGCAGCGCTGGCCTCGGAAGCCCGCAACCAGTACACGCTGGGCTACTACAGCCACGAGCCCCTCATCGACGGCAAGTACCGCAGGATCGATGTCCGCGTGAACCGGCCCGGCCTTGAGGTCTCCGCCAAGACCGGATACTGGCCCTCTGGTCAGGATCAGAAGTAA
- the tatA gene encoding twin-arginine translocase TatA/TatE family subunit: MGDLFQPTHLLVIAVVLLVLFGAKRLPELGKGLGEGLKGFKEGLKTGTDQPSTTQQSAAVNPPPAPNQTEQK, from the coding sequence ATGGGCGATCTCTTTCAGCCTACTCACTTGTTAGTCATTGCAGTTGTGTTGCTCGTGCTGTTCGGCGCGAAGCGGCTCCCCGAACTGGGCAAGGGCCTGGGCGAAGGCTTGAAGGGATTCAAGGAAGGCCTGAAGACGGGCACTGATCAGCCCTCGACCACTCAGCAGAGCGCCGCGGTGAACCCGCCGCCTGCTCCGAATCAGACCGAGCAGAAGTAA
- a CDS encoding thioredoxin family protein, whose product MRFPRWIFAAVMLMAAATARPSTRTIYPDPAQAHADIAAALKTAAATHKHVLLDFGGNWCGDCIVLDMYFHNQQNRPLLDANYVVVHINVGHLDENLDIARRYQVPVEHGVPEVAVLSETGKLLYSSRTKELELAVQRSDESAVTRFLIQWKPSKQGCSMMATNC is encoded by the coding sequence GTGAGGTTTCCCCGATGGATTTTCGCGGCCGTAATGTTGATGGCTGCAGCAACAGCGCGGCCTTCAACACGCACCATCTATCCAGACCCTGCGCAGGCGCACGCAGACATCGCCGCGGCGCTCAAGACCGCGGCCGCCACGCACAAGCACGTGCTGCTCGATTTCGGCGGCAACTGGTGCGGTGACTGCATTGTGCTCGACATGTACTTCCACAACCAGCAGAACCGTCCCCTGCTCGACGCCAACTACGTCGTGGTGCACATCAATGTCGGCCATCTCGATGAGAACCTCGACATCGCCCGGCGTTACCAGGTTCCTGTCGAACACGGCGTTCCCGAGGTCGCCGTGCTGAGCGAAACCGGCAAGCTGCTCTACAGCTCCAGAACCAAGGAACTCGAACTGGCCGTACAGCGATCCGACGAGTCCGCCGTCACCCGCTTCCTGATCCAGTGGAAGCCATCGAAGCAAGGCTGCTCCATGATGGCAACCAACTGCTGA
- a CDS encoding CDP-alcohol phosphatidyltransferase family protein, protein MTWTGGFGAACGWLLNKIVHGLALTRISPNVLTFIGLVINIVAAFFFGHASAVNAGRYFFYGGLVIIGAGLFDMVDGRVARRTNQVTVFGAFFDSVIDRYSDVVLFFGILVYYARSNHLRYVVLTAFVMVTSLMVSYTRARAEALIGSCKVGFMERPERIVLIILGALFEWAGVMAPVLWVLAVLSTITVVHRIQYTYWNTKHLVPASEVPKVQAEIAAPECEPVLAREKAELPS, encoded by the coding sequence ATGACCTGGACTGGTGGGTTTGGCGCCGCATGTGGCTGGCTGTTAAACAAGATTGTTCACGGCCTGGCGCTCACCCGCATCTCGCCTAATGTTCTTACCTTCATCGGACTGGTCATCAACATTGTTGCCGCGTTCTTCTTTGGGCACGCCAGTGCCGTGAATGCGGGCCGCTACTTCTTCTATGGCGGGCTGGTGATTATCGGAGCAGGCCTGTTTGATATGGTCGACGGCCGCGTGGCGCGCCGCACCAACCAGGTGACTGTCTTCGGCGCGTTCTTTGATTCGGTGATCGATCGCTACTCGGATGTGGTGCTGTTCTTCGGGATCCTGGTGTACTACGCGCGCTCGAATCATCTGCGCTACGTGGTGCTGACGGCGTTCGTGATGGTGACGTCGCTGATGGTGAGCTACACGCGTGCACGCGCCGAGGCGCTGATCGGTTCGTGCAAGGTAGGCTTCATGGAGCGGCCGGAACGCATCGTGCTGATCATTCTGGGCGCGCTGTTCGAGTGGGCGGGCGTGATGGCTCCGGTGCTGTGGGTGCTGGCGGTTCTGTCGACGATCACGGTGGTGCACCGCATCCAGTACACCTACTGGAATACGAAGCACCTGGTGCCGGCTAGCGAGGTGCCGAAGGTGCAGGCTGAGATTGCGGCGCCTGAGTGTGAGCCGGTGCTGGCGCGCGAGAAAGCTGAACTGCCGAGCTAG
- a CDS encoding GreA/GreB family elongation factor: MPDHIKNQLQKQIAELEHELAHELPAEIKKAVAMGDLSENAEYHMAKQRQEFVNARLGQLKRRMAELSLVNLANIPRDRAGFGSTVVVFDTQKDEEIEYRLVTSEESDVSKGLISTTSPIGRGIVGKRVGDVATIVTPNGKRELEILKLTTIHDEAGEEQSAEAAQQ, encoded by the coding sequence ATGCCCGATCACATCAAAAATCAGCTTCAGAAACAAATCGCGGAGCTTGAGCATGAGCTCGCCCACGAACTGCCGGCCGAGATCAAGAAAGCCGTCGCGATGGGCGACCTGTCAGAGAACGCCGAGTACCACATGGCCAAGCAGCGCCAGGAGTTTGTCAACGCGCGCCTGGGCCAGCTCAAGCGCAGGATGGCTGAGCTCTCGCTCGTGAACCTGGCGAACATTCCGCGCGACCGCGCCGGCTTCGGATCCACGGTTGTGGTTTTCGATACGCAGAAGGACGAGGAGATCGAGTACCGTTTGGTGACCAGCGAGGAATCGGATGTGTCGAAGGGACTGATCTCGACGACGTCTCCGATCGGACGCGGCATTGTGGGCAAGCGTGTGGGCGATGTTGCGACGATCGTCACGCCCAATGGCAAGCGCGAACTTGAGATCCTGAAGCTCACGACCATTCACGACGAGGCCGGCGAAGAACAAAGCGCTGAGGCCGCGCAGCAGTAG